GCGGAGAACCACTTGGACCAGGTCCAGCCACCCAGCGAGATCAGCACCTTCAGGTTGGCGTACTTCTTCTTCAGCTTCTTCAGCTGGCTGAAGTTGCCCTTCAGGGTGTTTTCCCACTCGTCGCCGACGCCGTCGACCGAATCGGCCGCCTTGTAATCCATCTGGTAGTCGGCCCAGGCATCACCACCGGTGCCGGCTTGCGGATCGCTCTCGTTGGTCGAGCCCGGTTCCAGCTTGTTGATGCCGCTGGAACACTGGTAGCTGCCGTCGGCCTGCTTATAGACATTGCCGAAGGCGTAGTTGATGAAGGTGAGCTTGCCGGCGGCGCCACTGGTATCAACATGCTTCACGAAGAAGGCGCTGTCGTACACGCCCCATTGGGTGAAGTAGGAGCCGACTTGCGGCGTGGCCGGCGAAGGCACGCCGGTACCGGGGCTCGGCGTCACCGGAACCGGGGTGACAGGCACGGGCGTGACGGGTGCCGGGGTAACCGGAGCAGGCGTCACGGGAGCTGGGGTCACCGGGGCGGGAGTGACCGGTGCCGGTGTCACGGGCTTCGGCGTCGGGGTCAAGGTCGGCGTCACGGTCGGGGTGGGCGACGGCGTGGCGCCGCAGGCACCCAGCGACTTCCAGACGCCCCAGTCACCGGATTGCGCCGGATTGTCGCCCTGGGTCCACCACTTGGCTTCGTAGTTCACGCCCTGGTAGGTCACGCGCTGGCCGCCGGTATAGACCGAAGCAGCAGCCCAAGCCGGGTAGCAGGCGCTCGGCGCCGGGGTCACCGGCGTGGTGACGACCGGCGTCGGCGAAACCGGAACCGCGGTCGGGGTGTCGTTGCGCGTGGGGATCGGCGTCGGGATGGGAGTCGGGACCGGCGTTGCAGCCACCGGGGTCGGCGTGGCCGAGCTGGTCACGCCAAGGTCCTGCCACAGCGTAGGGGTCGACTGCGGATTCCAGTTGGCGCCGGCATAGGCGGTATGGGTGACCAGCGACTTGTAGTCATGGCCGTTGTAGCTGACCACGCTGCCGGCGGTATAGGTATTGCCCTCTTGCCAAGCCGGTGCGGCAAACACGCCAGCTGACAGGCAAAGGCCGACGACGAGGGCGGCGAGACCCTGTCGACGAGCGAACTGCATCGATTTCATTCTGATCCTCCAGATGTGTGGATACGCCGACCGGTCAACTGGTATTAAAGTTAACGTCCTATCAGACCAGTTCGGCCTCGCGATCGTACGCCCGCCCATCCAGGGGATTGTTAATCATCGTTAATGTTGGTCCGCCAGCGGCATG
This region of Chitinolyticbacter meiyuanensis genomic DNA includes:
- a CDS encoding glycosyl hydrolase family 18 protein; this translates as MKSMQFARRQGLAALVVGLCLSAGVFAAPAWQEGNTYTAGSVVSYNGHDYKSLVTHTAYAGANWNPQSTPTLWQDLGVTSSATPTPVAATPVPTPIPTPIPTRNDTPTAVPVSPTPVVTTPVTPAPSACYPAWAAASVYTGGQRVTYQGVNYEAKWWTQGDNPAQSGDWGVWKSLGACGATPSPTPTVTPTLTPTPKPVTPAPVTPAPVTPAPVTPAPVTPAPVTPVPVTPVPVTPSPGTGVPSPATPQVGSYFTQWGVYDSAFFVKHVDTSGAAGKLTFINYAFGNVYKQADGSYQCSSGINKLEPGSTNESDPQAGTGGDAWADYQMDYKAADSVDGVGDEWENTLKGNFSQLKKLKKKYANLKVLISLGGWTWSKWFSAAAATPELRQKLVSSCIDVYIKGNLKKSDGDPAGGTGAAAGIFDGIDIDWEYPGGGGQPYNTSSAADRQNFSLLLKEFRTQLDALGASSSKQYLLTVAIGAGVDKIVNTDPAEYSKYLNWVNVMTYDFHGGWEGTGPTNFHSHLYPDPADPYAGTTAASYNIDTAVTKLIEAGMPAKKLVLGIPYYGRGWGGVKAGPAGDGLYQAATGAPGKVGTSTEAGYGDYKALVTAPGTKRYHPVTKQLYQYDGSNWWSYDDATTIRTKIQYLKNKGLGGLFSWSLDADDANATLTRTMSEVQQ